A part of Cannabis sativa cultivar Pink pepper isolate KNU-18-1 chromosome 6, ASM2916894v1, whole genome shotgun sequence genomic DNA contains:
- the LOC133039455 gene encoding uncharacterized protein LOC133039455, which translates to MLASQSRQKSYADPKRRDVEFQVGDFVFLRVSPMKGIRRFGKKGKLSPRFIGPFEILEKVGQVAYRLALPPALSGVHNVFHVSMLRKYVSDTTHILSYEDIELQTDLSYEEQPVQILDRKEKVLRNKTIPLVKVLWRNSKVEEATWELESQMRELYPELFR; encoded by the coding sequence atgcttgcttcccaaagtagacagaaaagctacgcagatccaaagcgtagagatgttgaattccaagttggggattttgtttttcttcgggtgtccccaatgaagggaattcgaaggttcgggaagaagggaaagttgagtcccagatttattggtccatttgagattcttgagaaagtaggtcaggtagcttatcggttggctctacctcctgctttatctggagttcataacgtgtttcatgtctcgatgcttcggaaatatgtatctgatacaactcatattttaagttatgaagacatcgAGCTCCAAACCgacctgtcatatgaagaacaaccggtacagatcttagacaggaaagaaaaggtattacggaacaagactattccacTAGTTAAAGTGCTGTGGCGGAACAgtaaagttgaagaagcgacttgggagttagagtcgcagatgcgggagttgtatcccgagcttttcaggtaa